One window of the Rhodothermales bacterium genome contains the following:
- a CDS encoding DoxX family protein, whose translation MQYIPLAGRVFYSAIFLMFGLSHFTQTAVMAEFVPSYLPAPTVIVIVTGFMIVSGGLMILLGYRARTGALLLVIFLIAVVLMVHLPGFAEGDQVATGNFMRDLALAGAALMIRYFGSGPKSLDEREAAVEAAYPGGPSARQGSPLR comes from the coding sequence ATGCAGTACATACCCCTCGCGGGGCGCGTTTTCTATTCGGCCATCTTTCTCATGTTCGGGCTGAGCCACTTCACGCAGACCGCCGTCATGGCGGAGTTCGTTCCGTCCTACCTGCCGGCGCCGACGGTGATCGTGATCGTTACCGGGTTCATGATCGTTTCCGGCGGGCTGATGATTCTCCTGGGCTATCGGGCCAGGACCGGCGCGCTTCTGCTGGTCATCTTCCTGATTGCGGTCGTGCTCATGGTGCACCTGCCGGGTTTTGCCGAGGGTGATCAGGTCGCCACCGGCAACTTCATGCGGGATCTCGCCCTGGCCGGCGCTGCTCTCATGATCCGGTACTTCGGGTCCGGTCCCAAGAGCCTGGATGAGCGGGAAGCCGCGGTGGAGGCGGCCTACCCTGGCGGACCCTCCGCGCGACAGGGCTCCCCTCTTCGCTGA
- a CDS encoding DUF3179 domain-containing protein, producing MRAMWFLILLVVPSVTAQPRLPFGEDGWRTDWGRSSIAFSELEVNVPRGAIPAVDSPRFISASAAGEWLADGEPVIQIRLGAEARAYPLQILTWHEIVNDEIEGRAITVTFCPLCYSAIAFFRTVDGEALDFAVSGMLRHSDLVMYDRQTHSLWQQLTGEALVGAMTGRVLDRVPAQIVSFAEFRGAFPEGVVLSRDTGHRRDYGKNPYVGYDDVEQRPWLFKGAVDDRLPPMEKVVGVEIGSRSRAYAHDITRSRRVINDELAGEPLVVFHTADGARSALDDERIAQSRVIGSTGVFSRRLGDRVLTFRPAGDEFEDLETRTRWNIAGRGVSGPLAGSELTPLTHADVFAFAWFVMKPETDLFRL from the coding sequence ATGCGAGCGATGTGGTTTCTGATTCTGCTGGTGGTGCCGAGCGTCACAGCCCAGCCGCGGCTACCGTTTGGAGAAGACGGGTGGCGCACCGATTGGGGGCGGTCAAGCATTGCCTTCTCCGAGCTGGAAGTGAATGTGCCCCGAGGTGCCATTCCGGCTGTGGATAGTCCCCGATTCATCTCCGCCTCCGCAGCGGGGGAGTGGCTGGCGGACGGCGAGCCCGTGATCCAGATCCGCCTCGGCGCAGAGGCGAGGGCCTACCCGTTGCAAATCCTCACGTGGCATGAGATCGTCAACGACGAGATCGAGGGCCGCGCGATCACGGTCACGTTCTGCCCGCTGTGCTATTCAGCGATTGCATTCTTTCGCACGGTGGACGGAGAGGCGCTCGACTTCGCGGTGTCCGGGATGCTGCGACACTCGGATCTGGTGATGTACGATCGGCAAACCCACTCGTTGTGGCAGCAATTGACCGGCGAGGCCCTGGTCGGAGCCATGACCGGAAGAGTACTGGACCGGGTGCCGGCGCAGATTGTGTCCTTCGCTGAATTCCGGGGCGCGTTTCCTGAGGGGGTCGTGCTGTCGCGGGACACGGGTCACCGCCGCGACTACGGAAAGAACCCGTACGTGGGCTACGATGACGTTGAGCAGCGGCCGTGGCTCTTCAAGGGTGCCGTGGACGACAGGTTGCCGCCGATGGAGAAAGTGGTCGGCGTGGAAATCGGCTCGCGGAGTCGGGCCTACGCGCACGACATCACGCGGAGTCGTCGCGTCATCAATGATGAGCTTGCCGGCGAACCGCTCGTGGTTTTCCACACAGCCGACGGCGCGAGGTCTGCACTCGACGACGAACGCATCGCCCAATCCAGGGTAATCGGATCCACCGGTGTGTTTTCCCGTCGGCTGGGTGATCGGGTGTTGACCTTTCGCCCCGCAGGCGACGAATTCGAGGACCTGGAGACTCGTACCCGATGGAATATCGCCGGCCGCGGCGTCTCAGGGCCGCTGGCGGGCAGCGAGTTGACGCCCCTGACGCATGCGGACGTCTTTGCGTTTGCGTGGTTTGTGATGAAGCCCGAGACCGACCTCTTCCGACTCTGA